Within Thermodesulfovibrionales bacterium, the genomic segment GGGAATATTTGATGGAAGTATAACACCTATGGTTTTTTTATCAGAGGCAGAGGAATCTTTAATAAATAAGAAGACAGATAGAAGGATGAAAGTAAGAACTGTAATCTTTAATAATCTCATAAATTTTTTTTTAATTCGCCCAGGCTCCCGCTTGGAAGCTATTTTTTTGTTATAATACCATAATTAAAAAAAATTTTTAAGCCTTAAAGGTTTTTTTTTCTTTAAAAAACTATTTAGCTTAGGGCAAAATTTCCTGAAGGATACTGTGAAATTACCAATTACAGGACTGGCAAATTCTGGAAAGACCACAATATTTAATGCCCTTACCGGACTTGGCCTTCCTACGTCTTTATATATTACGAGAGAGATGGAACCACATATTGCCACGGTAAAGGTACCTGATAGAAGGCTTGAGACTCTGGCAAGTATATTCAAGCCTGCAAGGGTTATCCCTGCAACAGTAGAGTACATCGATTATATAGGTCTTACAAGGGGCGATGTAGCTCACAACAGAAAGGTTTTTGACCTTGTGAGGGATTCTGATTCCATAGTGCATGTTGTGAGGGCCTTTGAGAATGAAGCTGTTATTCATCCTCTGGGTAATACAGACCCGCTGAGAGACCTTGAGGCAGTTGAATTTGAATTTATATTCGGTGATCTCGAGCTTGTTATGAAGAGGCTCCAGAGAATTGAGGAGGCTAAGAAAAAAGGAAAGAAACCATCAGAGGAGGAGATAAAGGTTCTTCTAAAATGCAGGGATGCCCTGGAATCTGAAAAACCTTTAAGATTTGTGCAATTTAGCGAAGAAGAACAGAAGATACTGAGACCCGTGCAGTTCCTCTCCGATAAACCAGAGGTTGTTGTTTTTAATACCGATGAATACATGAACTCCAGGGACAGGGAATCTCTAATTGAAGGTGCGGAGAAATATTTTCAGAAATTCAGTTCCACTTTCAAAGAGAAGGTAAGGATAATAGCTCTTTCAGGCAAGATTGAAATGGAGCTTTCACAGATGACCCCTGAAGAGCAGATGGAATTCCTTTCGGGTCTCGGTATAGATGAACCGGCACTGAATAAACTTATCAGAATTTCCTACGGTCTTTTGAATTATATCTCATTTTTTACTGTGGGTGAAGATGAGGTAAGGGCATGGACAATAAAGGATGGGACAAGTGCCCAGAAGGCAGCCGGAAAGATTCATTCAGATATGGAGAGGGGATTCATAAGGGCAGAGGTGGTTAGCTTTGATGACTTTATAAAGGAAGGCAGCCTTGCTATATTAAGGGAAAAGGGACTTCTCAGGCTTGAGGGCAAAGATTACATTGTAAGGGATGGAGATATAATTAATTTCAGATTTCATGTGTGATATATGGCATCTATCATAAAAACTGAATCACTTGTAAAGGACTTCGGAAAACTGAGGGCAGTCGATAATCTCAATCTTGAGGTTCAGGAAGGAACTATATTCGGGTTCCTCGGTCCAAACGGTGCGGGAAAGACCACAACCATTAATATACTCTGTACGCTCCTTAAGCCAACCTCTGGAAGGGCTTATATAAACGGATATGACTGTGTAAGAGAATCTGCCAGGGTGAGAAGTTCAATCGGAATAGTCTTTCAGGATACGACCCTTGATAAGGACCTTACGGCTTACGAGAATCTTCTCTTTCATTCTTATCTTTACGGATTGAACAGGGAGAGGGCAAAAAAAAGGATAGAAGAGCTTCTGCACTTTATGGATCTCTATGAAAGAAAGGATGAACCTGTAAGGAGATTCTCAGGTGGTATGAAGAGGCGTCTTGAGGTTGCGAGGGGTCTGATGCATTATCCCAGGGTGCTTTTTCTTGATGAACCTACCCTCGGGCTCGATCCTCAGTCCAGGGCAGGGCTCTGGGAACATATTGTAAGGCTACCTGAGACACACAATGTTACTGTATTCATGACAACCCATTATATGGATGAAGCAGAGGTCTGTAATAGAGTAGCCATTATTGATCACGGAAGGATAATAGCTGAAGGTTCTCCAGAAGAGCTCAAAAGATTGGTAGGAGGAGATGTTGTTTATCTCAGGACAAAAGACAATAAAAAGGCAATGGAAATATTAAGCGAGAGGATTAAGGCTGAAACCGGTGAGAGGGATGGAGAAATATTCGTACACGGCATAAAGGGTGATATGTGCATACCTGAACTGATAAAGATTCTCGGAGACCAGGTGATATCAGTAAGACTCCAGAGGCCAACCCTTAATGATGTCTTTTTAAAACTCACCGGAAGACAGATAAGGGATACTGCACCTGAAGACGAGTTTAAGGAATCCATCAGGGCATACAGGAGGCGTTTTGACAGAGGTTAAGGTTGTATATGTAATTATAATGCGAGAACTAATAAAATTCTTCAGAGAGAAGGGCAGACTGATCTCCACAATGGTAAGACCACTTATATGGTTGTTCTTTGTGGGTATGGGAATATCACGGCTTGTTCCTCAGGATGTAACAGGTACTGACTATTTAAGATTTATATTTCCCGGGATTATAGGAATGACTGTGCTTTTCAGTGCTATATTTTCTTCTATATCAATAATATGGGATAAGGAATTCGGATTTTTAAAAGAGATACTCGTTGCTCCTGTATCGAGATTCTCTATAGTCCTTGGAAAGGCGCTGAGTGGAACAATTCTTTCCACAATACAAGCCATGCTGATCATGATTCTCTCACCCCTTATCGGAATCTATCCGACACTCTGGGATATTGTCAATTCATTTTTTATGATAATGCTCCTTTCCTTCTCTATTGCAACACTTGGCATTGTGATAGCCTCTTTTTATGAAAGTCTTGAGAGCTTCAGCATGATTATGAATTTCATTGTTATGCCGATGTTCTTTCTTTCGGGAGCAATGTATCCTCTGAAGAAACTGCCCCTGGTTCTTAAATATGCCGCAACGGTCAATCCCCTTACCTATGGAATTGATGGACTGAAACATATCCTTTTGAACCATGCTGTCTTTGACTTCCCTCTCTATCTTGATATACTCGTACTGGCTCTTTCATCTTTAATCTTTTTATCCCTCTCTACCTACATTTTTGAAAGGAGTGGATAATGAAAGAGCTTGAGATTTACAAACTCCTTCCAGGCAAAAACTGCAGGGAATGTTCTCCAGGCACATGCATGGCCTTTGCAATTAAAGTGAATAGAGAACCCTCTCTGCTTGATGAATGTCCCTATATGGAGCATGAAAAGAGGAATTACCTTAGAGCTCATCTCATTAAGTCTGACTGGAGAGACAATCTCATAGAGTCTCTTAAGAAAGAGGTTTCCAGGATAAATTTTAATGACATAGCCGCTCATCTCGGTGCTGGGCTTACTGAAGATGGATTGTTCATAAGATGTATTGGCAGGGATTATCTAA encodes:
- the ychF gene encoding redox-regulated ATPase YchF encodes the protein MKLPITGLANSGKTTIFNALTGLGLPTSLYITREMEPHIATVKVPDRRLETLASIFKPARVIPATVEYIDYIGLTRGDVAHNRKVFDLVRDSDSIVHVVRAFENEAVIHPLGNTDPLRDLEAVEFEFIFGDLELVMKRLQRIEEAKKKGKKPSEEEIKVLLKCRDALESEKPLRFVQFSEEEQKILRPVQFLSDKPEVVVFNTDEYMNSRDRESLIEGAEKYFQKFSSTFKEKVRIIALSGKIEMELSQMTPEEQMEFLSGLGIDEPALNKLIRISYGLLNYISFFTVGEDEVRAWTIKDGTSAQKAAGKIHSDMERGFIRAEVVSFDDFIKEGSLAILREKGLLRLEGKDYIVRDGDIINFRFHV
- a CDS encoding ATP-binding cassette domain-containing protein; the encoded protein is MASIIKTESLVKDFGKLRAVDNLNLEVQEGTIFGFLGPNGAGKTTTINILCTLLKPTSGRAYINGYDCVRESARVRSSIGIVFQDTTLDKDLTAYENLLFHSYLYGLNRERAKKRIEELLHFMDLYERKDEPVRRFSGGMKRRLEVARGLMHYPRVLFLDEPTLGLDPQSRAGLWEHIVRLPETHNVTVFMTTHYMDEAEVCNRVAIIDHGRIIAEGSPEELKRLVGGDVVYLRTKDNKKAMEILSERIKAETGERDGEIFVHGIKGDMCIPELIKILGDQVISVRLQRPTLNDVFLKLTGRQIRDTAPEDEFKESIRAYRRRFDRG
- a CDS encoding ABC transporter permease, producing the protein MTEVKVVYVIIMRELIKFFREKGRLISTMVRPLIWLFFVGMGISRLVPQDVTGTDYLRFIFPGIIGMTVLFSAIFSSISIIWDKEFGFLKEILVAPVSRFSIVLGKALSGTILSTIQAMLIMILSPLIGIYPTLWDIVNSFFMIMLLSFSIATLGIVIASFYESLESFSMIMNFIVMPMFFLSGAMYPLKKLPLVLKYAATVNPLTYGIDGLKHILLNHAVFDFPLYLDILVLALSSLIFLSLSTYIFERSG